A genome region from Macadamia integrifolia cultivar HAES 741 unplaced genomic scaffold, SCU_Mint_v3 scaffold1023, whole genome shotgun sequence includes the following:
- the LOC122062413 gene encoding protein LURP-one-related 12-like → MSTGVVVEESFCFKEETQLTVLKTSHFFPGDGFTVYDTKGKVIFRVDSYGPDSRLKDKLVLMDVSGKCLLTVRRKRPSLHQRWDGFLGERCDGQKPIFSVRRSSIIGRSSMTVEVYGNPNEEYLIEGSFLQRCCTFYNTGSTNESKESVAKIRRKVDSSTNVVLGKDVFSHL, encoded by the exons ATGAGCACCGGCGTTGTCGTTGAGGAAAGCTTCTGCTTCAAAGAGGAGACCCAGCTAACAGTACTCAAGACGTCTCACTTCTTCCCCGGCGACGGTTTCACCGTTTACGACACCAAAGGAAAGGTCATTTTCCGGGTAGACTCTTACGGCCCCGATTCTCGACTCAAAGACAAACTCGTTCTCATGGACGTCTCTGGCAAATGTCTCCTCACCGTTCGTAGAAAG AGACCGAGCCTTCACCAACGAtgggatggattcttgggagaGAGATGTGATGGACAGAAGCCCATCTTCAGTGTAAGGAGATCATCAATCATCGGACGATCAAGCATGACGGTGGAAGTGTATGGGAACCCCAATGAGGAGTATCTGATCGAGGGTTCGTTCCTGCAACGATGTTGTACGTTCTACAACACCGGTTCTACAAACGAGTCGAAGGAATCGGTGGCGAAGATCCGAAGGAAAGTGGACTCATCAACGAACGTAGTACTTGGGAAGGACGTTTTCTCTCACTTGTGA